The Haloarcula sp. DT43 genome includes a region encoding these proteins:
- a CDS encoding glycine betaine ABC transporter substrate-binding protein: MTLTRRSLLKASGVTGGSAIIGSIAGCSSLSGSNSTSITAASMQWTEAKLMGYLGYESLRANTDYTIEDEIGLGGSQQCFQAVKNQEVDLYHLYTGGAYATIPPKHTEKPESPQEAYEVAKQDLAEEHNLSYLERAQFNNTYSIALRPGFQEETGLDTISGFAEYLSSGNTDITVVLGPEFAERSDGWPGLVDAYGFSDAVSDVNIRKIGANLTYQVLGEGEAEAGMVFTTNPKIRQYDLVTLEDDENFFLPYNPAPLVNSESLSEAPEIEEALNEPMRSLDSESKVIELNARISNDGEEVQAVARDFLETEGII; this comes from the coding sequence ATGACACTCACACGCAGAAGCCTGCTTAAAGCGAGTGGAGTCACCGGTGGGTCAGCCATCATCGGGTCCATCGCTGGGTGTAGTTCGCTCAGTGGCAGCAACTCGACCAGCATCACCGCTGCATCAATGCAGTGGACCGAGGCGAAGTTGATGGGATACCTCGGATACGAATCGCTGAGGGCAAACACCGATTATACAATCGAAGACGAGATTGGCTTAGGAGGCTCCCAGCAGTGCTTCCAAGCCGTCAAGAACCAAGAGGTCGATTTATATCACCTCTACACTGGGGGAGCATACGCGACGATTCCACCAAAACACACCGAAAAACCGGAGTCTCCCCAAGAAGCGTATGAAGTTGCCAAACAAGATCTGGCAGAAGAGCATAATCTCTCGTATCTCGAACGGGCACAGTTCAACAACACCTATTCCATCGCCCTGCGGCCCGGGTTCCAAGAGGAGACTGGGCTCGATACGATTAGTGGCTTTGCTGAATATCTCAGCAGCGGGAATACAGATATCACGGTCGTCCTTGGTCCCGAATTTGCTGAACGGTCCGATGGATGGCCCGGTCTCGTGGACGCGTACGGGTTCTCTGACGCCGTCTCTGATGTCAATATCAGGAAGATCGGAGCAAACTTGACCTACCAGGTTCTCGGCGAAGGGGAGGCCGAGGCAGGGATGGTGTTCACCACGAACCCAAAGATTCGGCAGTACGACCTTGTCACACTCGAAGACGATGAGAACTTCTTTTTGCCGTACAATCCTGCGCCACTGGTCAACTCCGAGTCGCTATCGGAAGCGCCAGAGATCGAAGAAGCATTGAACGAACCAATGCGCTCACTTGACAGTGAATCGAAAGTCATCGAACTCAACGCTCGTATCTCCAACGACGGTGAAGAAGTCCAAGCCGTGGCCAGAGACTTTCTCGAGACTGAGGGGATCATCTGA
- a CDS encoding ABC transporter ATP-binding protein: MIEFENVMKQYRDGTVAIEDISFSVEEGTTTVLVGPSGCGKTTTMKLVNRLEDPTEGTVYVNGVNNQELDKIELRRDVGYVIQEIGLFDHLTVAENVATVPDLEDWEQERIDNRVDELLELMGLSPEDYRESFPDELSGGQRQRIGVARALAADPDVLLMDEPFGALDPITRERLQNEFLDIQSRINTTILFVTHSIDEALKMGDKIAIYNVGEVVQYDTPQNILANPATEFVEDFIGDNQTFKQLDITLVSEVMEPVDAGKSDVADTESLHVAADGGDGPPAVAADATLKTALSRLLATDTVELPVVGDNDVIGTISERHIRDYFHPDKTGGS; this comes from the coding sequence ATGATTGAATTCGAGAACGTCATGAAACAGTATCGCGACGGCACAGTTGCAATCGAAGATATCAGTTTCAGCGTTGAGGAGGGGACCACAACTGTACTCGTCGGTCCGTCAGGGTGTGGGAAGACCACGACGATGAAACTGGTCAACCGCCTGGAAGACCCCACCGAGGGAACGGTGTATGTCAACGGCGTCAACAATCAAGAGTTGGATAAGATCGAACTCCGTCGGGACGTTGGGTACGTTATTCAGGAGATCGGGTTATTTGATCATCTGACGGTGGCCGAGAACGTTGCGACGGTACCCGATCTGGAAGACTGGGAGCAAGAACGCATCGACAACCGTGTAGATGAACTCTTAGAACTGATGGGTCTGTCGCCTGAGGACTATCGCGAGAGTTTCCCCGATGAACTATCGGGTGGCCAGCGCCAACGGATTGGCGTTGCTCGGGCGCTCGCGGCCGATCCCGATGTCCTACTGATGGACGAACCTTTCGGTGCGCTTGACCCTATCACTCGAGAGCGTCTGCAGAATGAGTTCCTCGACATCCAATCACGAATCAATACCACCATCTTGTTCGTGACACACAGTATCGACGAAGCGCTCAAAATGGGTGACAAAATTGCGATCTACAATGTCGGGGAGGTTGTACAGTACGACACGCCACAGAACATCCTAGCGAACCCGGCTACGGAGTTTGTTGAGGACTTTATCGGCGATAATCAGACATTCAAGCAGTTGGATATCACTCTGGTCTCAGAAGTGATGGAACCCGTAGACGCAGGAAAGAGTGATGTCGCCGATACCGAATCTCTCCACGTTGCCGCCGACGGCGGTGACGGACCACCTGCCGTCGCCGCAGATGCGACCCTCAAGACTGCACTTTCACGACTACTAGCTACTGATACTGTCGAACTTCCAGTTGTCGGCGACAACGATGTCATTGGAACCATCTCTGAGCGGCATATTCGGGACTACTTCCACCCAGATAAGACTGGAGGGAGCTAA
- a CDS encoding ABC transporter permease, protein MTAGNVVPMVSVGAYLTFIQENFGELLTLLIEHVLITAQTVAIAVPIAVALGIGITYNERAATAVLWLAGIAMTIPSLAAFGLLIPFLGIGSPPVVFTLVLYSQLPVIRNTYVGLTGIEESTIQAGRGLGMTRGQRLLRIQIPKALPIILAGVRNAVVIVVGVAAVGAFVGAGGLGALIFQGIREANPVMTVVATIVVSALALASDYGIATIEQLLRLRNGEEINARLSTQLCRRALP, encoded by the coding sequence ATGACCGCCGGTAACGTCGTTCCGATGGTCTCGGTGGGAGCGTACCTCACGTTTATTCAGGAGAACTTCGGCGAGCTGTTGACGCTTCTCATCGAACACGTACTCATAACCGCACAAACAGTTGCCATTGCTGTGCCGATTGCGGTCGCGTTGGGGATTGGGATCACCTATAACGAGCGCGCAGCGACTGCTGTTTTGTGGTTAGCTGGCATCGCCATGACGATTCCAAGTTTAGCTGCGTTCGGTCTCCTAATCCCGTTTCTGGGTATTGGGAGCCCACCCGTCGTCTTCACTCTGGTGTTGTACTCACAGTTACCGGTGATCAGGAACACATACGTTGGTCTTACCGGTATTGAAGAGTCAACCATCCAGGCGGGGAGAGGGCTCGGGATGACACGCGGCCAGCGGCTCCTCCGGATTCAGATACCCAAGGCACTCCCCATTATCCTTGCCGGGGTCAGAAACGCCGTTGTTATCGTCGTGGGCGTCGCTGCCGTCGGTGCATTCGTTGGCGCAGGTGGTCTTGGGGCGCTCATCTTTCAGGGAATCCGCGAGGCGAACCCGGTGATGACGGTCGTCGCCACAATCGTCGTCTCAGCGCTGGCACTCGCATCAGACTATGGAATCGCCACTATCGAACAACTCCTTCGACTCCGCAACGGCGAAGAAATCAACGCACGGCTCAGCACCCAACTATGCAGGAGGGCACTCCCATGA
- a CDS encoding CPBP family intramembrane glutamic endopeptidase, whose protein sequence is MELQSGRSALVTPLILLGGFGPLFSASIVAAAGGDIRSWVRNLVDVRAPLHVWVAAVLVPLVLYVGAIVLFVGVGGGFDRAGVLPAAAIPSVAFATLIRGGLEEPGWRGLALPVLQRRIGAFKASLVIGAIWAVWHVPLFLLPGSSQAGTPFALYAAAVLGISVITTWLYNAAGGRTLVAVVFHTLSNAVSVTTAGGVIGDEVASQIALLVVVWTVVALIVWRYDTERLSPHPLPEGGLDLATPTPGRGHAGHPSETLSRPDSSR, encoded by the coding sequence ATGGAACTTCAGTCCGGGCGGTCGGCTCTCGTTACACCGCTCATTCTGCTCGGAGGATTCGGCCCCCTATTTTCGGCCAGTATCGTCGCCGCGGCCGGCGGCGACATCCGATCGTGGGTCAGGAACCTCGTCGACGTGAGAGCACCGCTGCACGTCTGGGTCGCCGCGGTTCTGGTCCCTCTCGTCCTCTACGTCGGTGCGATCGTGTTGTTCGTCGGAGTTGGTGGCGGCTTCGACCGCGCCGGCGTCTTGCCGGCCGCAGCAATCCCCTCGGTTGCGTTCGCGACACTCATCAGAGGTGGCTTGGAGGAACCGGGGTGGCGCGGTCTCGCCCTGCCGGTCCTGCAGCGACGGATCGGTGCGTTCAAGGCGAGCCTCGTCATCGGCGCCATCTGGGCAGTCTGGCACGTCCCGCTGTTTCTGCTGCCCGGGAGTTCGCAAGCGGGGACGCCATTCGCGCTGTATGCCGCCGCTGTCCTCGGGATCAGCGTCATCACGACGTGGCTCTATAACGCGGCCGGCGGTCGGACGCTCGTCGCCGTCGTCTTCCACACGCTCTCGAACGCGGTGTCGGTGACGACGGCTGGCGGCGTCATCGGCGACGAGGTGGCATCACAGATCGCGCTGCTCGTTGTTGTCTGGACAGTCGTAGCGCTCATCGTCTGGCGGTACGATACCGAGCGGCTGTCACCGCATCCGCTCCCGGAGGGTGGACTCGACCTCGCAACACCTACTCCCGGACGGGGGCATGCCGGGCATCCGAGTGAAACGCTGTCCCGGCCGGACAGTTCGAGGTGA
- a CDS encoding Rieske (2Fe-2S) protein, translating to MNDHTVATVEELDDGDRKLIELEGREVALFRIDGEFRAYTNWCLHQGGPACEGSVTGTSTAEFDRDDLQTDLQWCKEGEVLNCPWHGWEYDIPTGECLSKEGTKLPSHPVEVNDGEVIVSL from the coding sequence ATGAATGACCATACAGTAGCCACGGTAGAAGAACTCGACGACGGGGATCGAAAGCTGATCGAACTTGAAGGACGTGAAGTCGCGCTGTTCCGGATTGATGGTGAATTTCGCGCGTACACGAACTGGTGTCTCCACCAGGGCGGACCGGCCTGCGAAGGCAGCGTTACGGGTACCAGTACCGCGGAGTTCGATAGAGATGACCTCCAAACAGACCTCCAGTGGTGCAAAGAGGGTGAGGTCCTCAATTGTCCGTGGCATGGCTGGGAATACGACATTCCAACGGGAGAGTGTCTCTCAAAAGAGGGGACGAAACTGCCGTCACACCCGGTAGAAGTCAACGATGGCGAAGTAATCGTCTCTCTGTGA
- a CDS encoding CPBP family intramembrane glutamic endopeptidase, which produces MTATDRLETLAQSITPWGFPILYLGWAYLFWFPIFDSATSVWEGTNLLLFLVGGASPLLAGLTMGWLTGGTERVGDLGRRLVDVGRISAKWWLVILVFWPLFNLVTAGAAITLGVTDRPISVVWAILTDPGTLGFMLALGLLFPAIEEIGLRGYYLDRLQERFSPVVAGILNGSTWAAWHAAFVFFPGYYANTSYDPALWWWMPSIVLHTLIFVWIYNNTERSILAVLLIHSLMNLTGEFLGLADEMFPFQLPALVLVVAALVVSGQLARASIAPKTSPVGD; this is translated from the coding sequence ATGACGGCCACCGACCGATTGGAAACCCTGGCACAGTCGATCACTCCGTGGGGGTTTCCCATCCTCTATCTCGGGTGGGCGTACCTGTTCTGGTTCCCGATTTTCGACTCGGCAACTTCCGTTTGGGAGGGGACGAACCTCCTGCTCTTCCTCGTCGGTGGCGCGAGCCCGTTGCTCGCCGGTCTCACGATGGGCTGGCTCACGGGCGGGACAGAGCGCGTCGGTGACCTTGGTCGTCGGCTCGTAGACGTTGGACGAATTTCCGCGAAATGGTGGCTCGTCATCCTCGTGTTCTGGCCGCTCTTCAATCTCGTCACCGCAGGGGCTGCAATCACACTTGGGGTCACAGATCGTCCGATCAGCGTCGTTTGGGCAATCCTGACTGATCCTGGGACGCTCGGGTTCATGCTGGCGCTCGGGCTCCTGTTTCCTGCAATCGAGGAAATCGGTCTTCGAGGCTACTATCTCGACCGCCTCCAGGAACGGTTCAGTCCAGTCGTCGCCGGAATACTCAACGGGAGTACCTGGGCCGCCTGGCACGCGGCTTTCGTCTTCTTCCCCGGCTATTACGCGAACACCAGCTACGACCCGGCGCTGTGGTGGTGGATGCCGAGTATCGTCCTGCACACACTAATTTTCGTCTGGATTTACAACAACACGGAACGGAGTATTCTCGCTGTCCTCCTGATTCACTCGCTAATGAACCTCACCGGCGAGTTTCTCGGCCTCGCCGACGAGATGTTCCCGTTTCAGCTTCCTGCCCTCGTGCTGGTTGTCGCCGCTCTCGTCGTCAGCGGCCAACTGGCTCGTGCATCCATAGCACCCAAAACGTCACCAGTAGGGGACTAA
- a CDS encoding IclR family transcriptional regulator → MPHEAHKPVKAVLTTNKIIETLDELEGARVVEIAERVDRSQSVVHNHLSTLRELEYVVKSGKEYQLTLRFLGLGERVRHRIPLYEAAHPEVQKLAQQTGELITLLVEEHGQGIYLDIGQGSKDIQYPAIPGVRTHLHCSAVGKVILAHLSEEERETILQTHGLPEQTPQTITDRDSLDDELEIIRDQDLAFDREEFRTGLKSVGAPITGQNGEVLGALSIAGPANRMAVDRLEGELAAELRQSINVIELNVNEPNVR, encoded by the coding sequence ATGCCTCACGAAGCACACAAACCTGTGAAAGCGGTTCTGACAACGAACAAAATAATAGAAACGCTGGATGAGCTGGAGGGCGCGCGTGTAGTCGAGATTGCAGAGCGGGTAGATCGATCACAGAGCGTTGTTCATAACCACCTAAGCACGCTCAGAGAACTCGAATACGTTGTAAAGTCTGGTAAAGAATATCAGTTGACGCTCCGGTTTCTGGGCCTAGGCGAACGTGTGCGTCATCGTATTCCGTTGTATGAGGCCGCTCATCCAGAGGTACAGAAGCTAGCTCAACAGACTGGAGAGTTGATTACGCTTCTAGTGGAAGAGCACGGTCAGGGGATTTATCTGGATATTGGACAGGGGAGTAAAGATATCCAGTACCCCGCGATTCCGGGAGTTCGAACGCATCTCCACTGTTCTGCCGTCGGCAAGGTGATTCTTGCACACCTCTCCGAGGAGGAGCGCGAAACGATTCTACAAACGCATGGGTTACCGGAACAGACTCCACAGACGATCACGGATCGTGATTCGCTGGATGACGAACTCGAAATAATTCGAGACCAAGACTTAGCGTTTGATAGGGAGGAGTTCCGCACCGGGCTCAAATCTGTTGGTGCACCGATTACGGGTCAAAACGGGGAGGTGCTCGGTGCACTCAGCATTGCTGGTCCCGCTAACAGGATGGCTGTGGATCGGTTGGAAGGCGAGTTGGCTGCGGAATTACGGCAATCGATTAATGTGATTGAATTGAATGTCAACGAACCGAATGTCCGCTGA
- a CDS encoding CPBP family intramembrane glutamic endopeptidase, translating into MTPTTNVPSFGKRFGVSLLLGIPGIVALVGYIYLTTPPSAVPSGLSLPLLAVLSSVNPLLLLGVACLLGAYAAPRVGLNSYAIDRMGTGDGIWQRLRNDVGLAVGIGILGGVLIVVLDAVLMPFVAQDLPHSVIGTTRPTVLDVLAYVPVRFLYGGITEELMLRFGLMSVLAFVGWRITGHRTDGPGPVVMWASIVVSAVLFGVGHLPALAQSVDLTPALIARTVLLNAVAGILFGWLYWRRSLEVAMVAHASFHVPLVVLSLVRVALV; encoded by the coding sequence ATGACCCCGACTACGAACGTCCCTTCTTTCGGTAAGCGGTTCGGTGTATCCCTGCTGTTGGGTATCCCCGGTATCGTGGCGCTCGTCGGCTACATCTATCTCACGACGCCGCCGAGCGCCGTCCCGTCTGGGCTGTCGCTCCCGCTTCTCGCCGTCCTCTCGAGTGTCAATCCCCTGCTCCTCCTCGGAGTCGCGTGTTTGCTCGGCGCGTACGCAGCGCCGCGGGTAGGGCTCAACTCGTACGCAATCGACCGGATGGGGACTGGCGACGGAATCTGGCAACGTCTCCGAAACGATGTCGGACTGGCCGTCGGAATCGGCATCCTCGGGGGTGTCCTGATCGTCGTCCTCGACGCGGTGCTAATGCCCTTTGTCGCCCAGGACCTGCCGCATTCGGTAATCGGGACGACGAGGCCGACCGTGCTGGATGTCCTCGCGTACGTTCCCGTCCGATTCCTCTACGGAGGAATCACCGAGGAATTGATGCTCCGGTTCGGGCTCATGTCGGTCCTCGCGTTCGTCGGGTGGCGTATCACCGGCCATCGGACGGATGGCCCGGGACCAGTCGTCATGTGGGCCTCGATTGTGGTCTCCGCCGTGCTGTTCGGCGTGGGTCACCTCCCCGCGCTCGCCCAATCGGTCGATCTCACTCCGGCACTGATCGCCCGGACGGTCCTTCTGAACGCAGTCGCGGGGATACTCTTTGGATGGCTCTACTGGCGACGGAGTCTCGAGGTCGCGATGGTTGCTCACGCGTCGTTTCACGTCCCGCTCGTCGTGCTCTCGCTCGTCCGGGTTGCATTGGTCTGA
- a CDS encoding ABC transporter permease, translating into MAGIASTFIDGMQYLSSNASTFRGLLQRHLLLVLISEVVAIAVAVPLGVIATRYERAKGTILSLGNVAQTIPPLAIIALAFPILGLGYLPSVVALFIYALLPVLTNTIAGIESVEDGVIDAARGMGMTRNERLTQIELPLALPVIFAGIRTSTIINVGTAYLAFFIGGGGLGVWVISGINLFNMPQVVAGAVPGALLAISLDFILGRIEGRLGDSSPEGTSAVA; encoded by the coding sequence ATGGCTGGTATCGCTAGCACATTTATCGATGGAATGCAATACTTGAGCAGTAACGCTTCAACTTTCCGGGGGCTACTCCAGCGACACCTGTTACTAGTATTGATTTCAGAAGTGGTTGCAATTGCCGTTGCCGTGCCGCTGGGTGTTATCGCCACCCGGTACGAGCGTGCGAAGGGAACAATCCTGTCGCTGGGGAACGTCGCCCAGACAATACCACCACTGGCGATCATCGCATTGGCATTCCCAATCCTCGGATTAGGCTACCTTCCGTCTGTGGTGGCACTCTTTATTTATGCCCTGTTGCCAGTGTTGACGAACACAATCGCTGGCATCGAAAGCGTCGAAGATGGTGTTATCGATGCTGCCCGGGGCATGGGTATGACGCGAAACGAGCGTCTGACACAGATCGAACTCCCGTTAGCACTCCCGGTCATTTTCGCGGGGATTCGGACCAGCACCATCATCAATGTCGGAACCGCGTATCTCGCTTTCTTTATTGGCGGTGGAGGACTCGGAGTCTGGGTCATCAGTGGAATCAATCTATTCAATATGCCACAAGTTGTCGCTGGAGCAGTACCCGGGGCGTTGCTGGCAATCTCTCTTGATTTCATTCTAGGCCGCATCGAAGGGCGTCTCGGAGATTCCAGCCCAGAAGGGACGAGTGCGGTTGCCTGA
- a CDS encoding IS5 family transposase produces the protein MSKISRFTSKVVQLAKNAVGERGEVAAPEGGGGFAEYAVVSLHCLRVYREKSYREALDLLSEMPQILGEIGLNASDLPDHSTLVKWFDRIKTALWRVLLRLSAQLHEPSGHAAIDATFFDRENASKHYCRRTNYRVQTLKTTALVDTESQAILDVHCTTEKRHDTQLGWQVALRNAGDLASLAADKGYDWMELREKLREEDVRPLIKHREYRPIDHAHNARIDGPRYRQQAMCETVFSTIKRTLGDAVRARTWYGEFRELVLMCAVHNIKQSMKP, from the coding sequence ATGTCGAAGATCTCCCGCTTCACGAGCAAAGTCGTTCAGTTAGCTAAAAATGCTGTTGGTGAACGAGGCGAAGTCGCCGCCCCCGAAGGGGGTGGCGGCTTCGCCGAGTATGCAGTGGTGTCGCTGCACTGTCTGCGGGTTTACCGGGAAAAATCCTACCGAGAAGCACTTGATTTGCTGAGCGAGATGCCACAAATACTTGGGGAGATCGGCCTCAACGCGTCCGATCTCCCCGATCACTCGACGCTAGTCAAATGGTTTGACAGAATCAAGACAGCGCTCTGGCGAGTGCTGCTGCGCCTCTCGGCGCAGCTGCACGAGCCGAGCGGTCACGCCGCTATCGACGCAACGTTCTTCGACCGAGAAAACGCTAGCAAACACTACTGTCGACGGACGAATTACCGGGTTCAAACGCTCAAAACAACTGCTCTCGTCGATACAGAAAGCCAAGCCATTCTGGATGTTCACTGTACGACCGAGAAGCGCCACGACACGCAGCTCGGCTGGCAGGTCGCCCTCCGCAACGCGGGCGACCTCGCCAGCCTCGCTGCCGACAAAGGCTACGATTGGATGGAATTACGCGAGAAACTCCGCGAAGAAGACGTGAGACCGCTGATCAAACATCGTGAGTACCGGCCCATCGATCACGCGCATAACGCGCGGATCGATGGGCCTCGATACCGCCAACAAGCGATGTGTGAAACCGTCTTCTCGACGATTAAGCGCACGCTCGGCGACGCCGTGCGTGCGCGAACTTGGTACGGTGAATTTCGTGAACTCGTTCTGATGTGTGCCGTTCACAACATCAAGCAATCGATGAAACCGTGA
- a CDS encoding aldehyde dehydrogenase family protein gives MNANEYAGDPATAHRAAIEEVTESIQFDAWVGGEPTSGEGCERIETTDPVTDQPITAVPAFRHGDVDTAVSVAWNAFDTTWSGTTPAERSRVLSDWIDELQAHTDELSLLECLDTGKPLAHARAEVQGAIETLEYYAAAARINEGKQIDAKNDLHLYTRQEPYGVVGQIVPWNFPIWAAAWKLGPALAAGNCTVLKPSANTPLTTIRMAQLTADILPDGVVNVVTGSGSGVGGHLTEHDDVHKISFTGSESVGKQVMESAASHFAAVTLELGGKSPFVVFPDADIDKVVDAVAEGVFYSTGEICDALSRAIVHEDIINEFTDRFVEKAESHVLGDPLEEETTMGPLTTAAQLETVQEYIQSGIEEGATLLSGGDIPTDPELQDGWYVEPTVFGDVTNDMRIAQEEIFGPVQTIQSFSTYEEAIKLANDTKFGLAAGIGTEKTSLAHNAAADIDAGLVYINDYGPILPDAPYGGFKNSGIGKDLGEEALDHYQQTKSVYVNLDEPSL, from the coding sequence ATGAATGCGAACGAGTATGCCGGGGATCCAGCAACCGCTCACAGGGCAGCAATAGAAGAGGTTACAGAATCGATACAATTTGACGCTTGGGTAGGTGGCGAACCAACCAGCGGAGAGGGCTGCGAACGGATTGAAACTACTGACCCGGTAACCGATCAGCCAATCACTGCTGTCCCGGCATTTCGACACGGCGATGTCGACACCGCAGTGTCTGTAGCCTGGAACGCGTTCGACACGACCTGGTCTGGAACGACACCAGCCGAGCGGTCACGAGTGCTCTCCGACTGGATAGATGAACTACAGGCTCACACCGACGAATTGAGTCTGCTTGAATGTCTTGATACAGGGAAACCACTGGCTCACGCGCGTGCTGAAGTACAGGGCGCAATCGAAACGCTAGAGTACTACGCCGCAGCAGCGCGGATCAACGAAGGAAAGCAGATTGATGCAAAAAACGATCTCCACCTCTACACTCGTCAGGAACCATATGGGGTTGTGGGACAGATCGTCCCGTGGAACTTCCCCATCTGGGCCGCTGCATGGAAACTGGGGCCGGCACTCGCGGCCGGGAACTGTACCGTACTGAAACCGTCGGCGAATACCCCTCTAACAACAATCCGAATGGCCCAGCTCACGGCTGATATCCTCCCCGATGGTGTTGTCAATGTAGTGACTGGGTCTGGCTCGGGTGTCGGTGGGCATCTTACTGAACACGACGATGTTCACAAGATCTCATTCACCGGGAGCGAATCAGTTGGAAAGCAAGTGATGGAGTCAGCGGCCAGCCACTTCGCTGCCGTCACCTTGGAGCTGGGGGGGAAGTCCCCGTTCGTGGTATTTCCCGATGCCGACATAGACAAAGTGGTAGACGCTGTCGCTGAGGGCGTCTTTTATAGCACGGGAGAGATCTGTGACGCGCTTTCCCGCGCAATCGTTCATGAAGACATCATCAACGAGTTCACCGACCGGTTCGTCGAAAAGGCAGAGTCCCACGTACTCGGAGACCCACTAGAAGAAGAGACCACGATGGGGCCGCTGACCACCGCCGCGCAGTTGGAGACCGTGCAAGAATACATACAGAGTGGAATTGAGGAAGGTGCAACACTGCTCTCCGGTGGAGATATACCGACAGATCCTGAGCTACAGGATGGCTGGTACGTTGAACCGACCGTGTTCGGCGACGTGACCAACGACATGCGGATCGCACAAGAAGAGATATTCGGCCCAGTACAGACGATCCAGTCATTCTCAACCTACGAAGAGGCGATCAAGCTTGCGAACGATACGAAGTTCGGCTTGGCCGCAGGGATCGGAACGGAAAAGACATCGCTCGCCCACAATGCAGCGGCTGATATCGATGCCGGCCTTGTTTATATAAACGACTACGGTCCGATTCTCCCCGATGCGCCATACGGCGGGTTCAAGAACTCTGGCATCGGAAAGGATCTCGGTGAGGAGGCGCTGGACCACTATCAGCAGACAAAGAGCGTATATGTGAACCTCGACGAACCAAGCCTGTAA
- a CDS encoding amidohydrolase family protein: MSQAKSHALADTTVVDTDVHITVEEETVAKYLEEPYRSSITDSPHAMFPSSSWDQRMGGKIDDHFSTFTGPEDVQQFQSDFDIDYPIINTFEPLGKFPQPDLAMSLMRAYNDLLLDQFLDDYDFLGLAAVATQKPEEAAAEIDRLSNEDGIVGIYIGTSGEYPPLGDPANDPIYRAAEDNDLPVVFHGNGDEFMFDFPHHNKGFNNYFEVQTLGHPWQQMATMSSLLGEGVPAKFPDLNFVFLEAGIGWVPYMMHRMNKIYRMRRSEVPLLEKSPEEYLRDQFYIGSQPLGEPNTSDDMKRMIETLGADMLMFATDYPHWDFDHLEELDKYLQHYFTDAERQKILYETPVEAFGLSV; the protein is encoded by the coding sequence ATGTCACAAGCAAAGTCCCACGCGTTAGCGGATACTACTGTCGTTGACACGGACGTGCATATCACGGTCGAGGAAGAAACCGTCGCAAAATACCTTGAGGAGCCGTATCGTTCCAGTATCACTGATTCGCCCCATGCGATGTTTCCCTCTAGCAGTTGGGATCAACGAATGGGTGGCAAGATTGACGACCACTTCTCCACCTTCACCGGTCCCGAGGACGTCCAGCAATTCCAGTCTGACTTTGATATCGACTACCCGATAATCAATACGTTTGAGCCGCTGGGGAAGTTCCCACAGCCAGACTTGGCTATGAGCCTGATGCGGGCGTACAACGATCTACTACTGGATCAATTTTTAGATGACTATGACTTCTTAGGTCTCGCGGCAGTCGCAACGCAAAAACCAGAGGAGGCCGCGGCTGAGATTGACCGTCTGAGTAACGAGGACGGGATTGTTGGGATCTATATCGGGACGAGCGGCGAGTATCCGCCCCTTGGTGATCCCGCAAATGATCCGATCTACAGAGCCGCCGAGGATAACGACCTCCCGGTGGTCTTCCACGGCAATGGAGACGAATTTATGTTCGACTTTCCACACCACAACAAAGGGTTCAATAATTACTTTGAGGTACAGACTCTCGGCCACCCGTGGCAACAGATGGCTACGATGTCGAGTTTATTGGGCGAGGGTGTGCCTGCGAAATTCCCTGATCTCAATTTTGTTTTCTTGGAAGCCGGAATCGGGTGGGTGCCGTATATGATGCACCGGATGAACAAAATCTATAGAATGCGGCGCAGCGAGGTGCCACTCCTTGAAAAATCACCAGAAGAGTACCTCCGAGACCAGTTCTATATTGGGTCACAGCCGCTGGGCGAGCCAAATACATCCGACGACATGAAGCGGATGATCGAGACGCTTGGAGCTGACATGCTGATGTTCGCGACTGACTATCCACACTGGGACTTCGATCATCTCGAAGAACTCGATAAATACCTACAGCACTACTTCACCGATGCGGAGCGACAGAAGATCCTGTACGAGACGCCAGTTGAAGCGTTCGGCCTCTCAGTGTAA